The following proteins are co-located in the Flectobacillus major DSM 103 genome:
- a CDS encoding MarC family protein: MHFDFKEIFSVSLILFSVIDILGSIPVIIDLRRKTGNIHAEQATLVSGGIMIAFLYVGKSILNLFGVDVNSFAIAGALIIFLIGLEMILGRNIFKSEEVEGSKAASIVPLAFPIIAGAGTMTTILSLKSQFDEINILIGVLLNLVFIYIVLRSSEWIEKMLGHAGTNVLRRVFGVILLAIAIKIIKSRLG, from the coding sequence ATGCACTTCGATTTTAAAGAAATTTTCTCGGTATCACTTATCCTCTTTTCGGTAATTGATATACTCGGTTCGATTCCCGTAATCATAGACTTACGACGGAAAACAGGAAATATCCATGCCGAACAAGCCACCTTGGTTTCGGGTGGAATCATGATTGCCTTTTTGTATGTAGGAAAGTCTATTCTTAATCTATTCGGCGTAGATGTAAATTCCTTTGCCATAGCAGGGGCATTGATTATCTTTTTGATAGGACTAGAGATGATTCTGGGAAGAAATATTTTTAAGTCGGAAGAAGTAGAAGGTAGTAAGGCTGCTTCTATTGTGCCTTTGGCCTTCCCAATTATTGCAGGAGCTGGCACAATGACCACCATTTTGTCATTAAAGTCGCAGTTTGATGAAATCAATATTTTGATTGGCGTTTTGTTGAATCTTGTTTTTATTTATATCGTATTGCGTTCAAGCGAATGGATAGAAAAAATGCTAGGTCATGCAGGCACCAATGTACTTCGTCGTGTATTTGGGGTAATTTTGTTGGCTATTGCAATCAAAATTATTAAATCGAGGTTAGGGTAA
- a CDS encoding TonB-dependent receptor — protein sequence MKKKLHYFYVLLILVLSSFNVLAQGIKGVVKDTKTGQAIPGASITVVGKNIGTVSDANGNYSLKLQAGSYNIKASSIGYQIVTVQVQVESSVVSQDFVLAESISSLDEVVVTGTRSSGRTKIDTPVPVDVIPLSQVTNNVGQVDINQILTFVAPSFQSTRQAISDGTDHVDPAQLRGLGPDQVLVLVNGKRRHQSSLVNVNGTVNRGTVGTDMNAIPATSVEKIEILRDGAAAQYGSDAIAGVINIVLKKQTGLSGNLSAGEHITNYQKNYAINYSNGQPKDVSVTDGFTGQLGLNYGVRIGEKGYVNITGEYVSRGQTNRTGTYTGQVYPTITGKTDDQIIAENGLTRNDFDMRIGNSRVKGGGIVVNALLPINTNLDVYAFGGWNNKKGNSAGFYRYPNSVPAAVRTNVFAVYPNGFLPEITSDVTDISVAAGIRGKILTNWNFDLSNVYGKNTFDYGVDNSVNYTQAASTTSFQRKFDAGGNTFSQNTTNFDMSRKFDDVLNGLNVAFGAEFRVDEFGTRAGEEASYKNYNTALGVAAGAQVFAGFLPSNAGTHSRNNVGVYTDLELDITKAWVLSGALRFENYSDFGNTGLKYKVASRYKLTDKIAVRGAISTGFRAPSLQQQYYSKTNTLFQTVNGVQTPVESGTFPNNSQPAKIFGIPELKAETSQNYSIGATAQLGKLELTVDAYQIDIKNRIILTNNFTANGDATVAAQLAAAGATTVNFFTNAIDTRSRGIEAVASYSTRLAGDHSIKVTLAGAFIDNEVIKGADGKPAINATEKLIATGQIGNYFNREDQSRIEVASPRSKITGTVNYKVGKLGVMLRAVRFGEVVYLDPTILSSANYVANTFNNGAKETLDQTFSSKIVTDLTVNYQLTKSLNFAVGANNLFDVYQDVHTHSANMGLGRFVYSRRVQQFGFNGRYVFARVNFNF from the coding sequence ATGAAAAAAAAACTCCATTATTTCTACGTTTTATTAATCCTTGTTCTCTCTAGTTTTAACGTATTAGCTCAGGGTATTAAAGGTGTGGTAAAGGATACCAAAACAGGGCAAGCTATTCCTGGGGCATCAATAACGGTTGTTGGTAAAAACATCGGAACGGTTTCCGATGCAAATGGTAACTATAGCCTAAAACTACAAGCAGGAAGCTATAATATTAAGGCTAGCTCGATAGGTTATCAAATTGTGACGGTTCAGGTACAAGTTGAATCGTCGGTAGTATCACAAGATTTTGTATTGGCCGAAAGTATCTCTTCGCTCGATGAGGTAGTAGTTACAGGAACAAGAAGCTCGGGACGTACCAAAATTGATACTCCTGTACCTGTCGATGTTATTCCGCTTTCGCAGGTAACCAACAATGTTGGGCAGGTTGATATTAACCAAATTTTAACATTTGTGGCCCCTTCGTTCCAATCTACTCGTCAGGCTATTTCTGACGGAACTGACCACGTAGACCCTGCTCAATTAAGAGGCTTAGGCCCCGATCAAGTATTGGTATTGGTAAATGGCAAAAGAAGACACCAATCATCGTTGGTTAACGTAAATGGTACTGTAAACCGTGGTACTGTTGGTACAGACATGAACGCTATTCCTGCTACTTCTGTAGAAAAAATTGAAATTCTAAGAGATGGTGCAGCCGCTCAATACGGTTCGGATGCTATTGCTGGGGTAATCAACATTGTGTTGAAAAAGCAAACTGGTCTTAGCGGTAATTTATCGGCTGGTGAACATATTACCAACTATCAGAAAAACTATGCCATTAATTACTCGAATGGCCAGCCAAAAGATGTTTCGGTAACAGACGGGTTTACAGGACAGTTGGGCTTAAACTACGGTGTTCGTATTGGCGAAAAAGGATATGTCAATATTACAGGTGAATATGTTTCTCGTGGCCAAACTAACCGTACAGGTACTTATACTGGCCAAGTGTATCCAACAATAACAGGTAAAACCGATGACCAAATTATTGCAGAAAATGGTCTGACTCGCAACGATTTTGATATGCGAATCGGTAACTCTCGTGTAAAAGGTGGCGGCATTGTCGTAAATGCTTTATTGCCTATCAATACCAACCTCGATGTTTATGCTTTTGGGGGCTGGAATAACAAAAAAGGTAATTCTGCGGGTTTTTATCGTTATCCCAACTCTGTGCCTGCTGCAGTAAGAACCAATGTATTTGCTGTATACCCTAATGGCTTTTTGCCTGAAATTACTTCTGATGTAACCGACATTTCGGTGGCAGCGGGTATTCGCGGTAAAATTTTGACCAACTGGAATTTTGATTTGAGTAATGTATATGGTAAAAATACCTTCGACTACGGTGTAGATAATTCTGTAAACTATACTCAGGCAGCTAGTACTACTTCTTTCCAAAGAAAATTTGATGCTGGTGGCAATACATTCTCACAAAATACTACAAACTTCGACATGAGTCGCAAGTTTGACGATGTACTTAATGGCCTAAACGTAGCCTTTGGTGCTGAGTTCCGTGTAGATGAATTTGGTACTCGTGCAGGTGAAGAGGCTTCGTATAAAAACTACAATACGGCTTTGGGTGTTGCTGCTGGAGCTCAAGTTTTTGCAGGATTTTTACCTTCTAACGCAGGTACACATTCAAGAAACAACGTTGGGGTTTATACCGACTTAGAATTAGATATTACAAAAGCATGGGTACTTTCGGGTGCTTTGCGTTTTGAAAACTATTCTGACTTTGGTAATACTGGCCTTAAATATAAAGTGGCTTCTCGTTATAAACTTACCGACAAAATTGCGGTTCGGGGTGCAATCAGTACCGGTTTCAGAGCTCCTTCTTTACAACAACAGTATTATTCAAAAACCAATACACTTTTCCAAACTGTCAATGGTGTGCAAACGCCTGTTGAAAGTGGTACGTTCCCCAACAATAGTCAGCCTGCCAAAATTTTTGGTATTCCTGAGCTAAAAGCTGAAACATCGCAAAACTACAGTATTGGAGCTACCGCTCAATTGGGTAAATTAGAGCTTACGGTAGATGCTTATCAGATTGACATCAAAAACCGTATTATCCTTACCAATAACTTTACAGCCAATGGCGACGCTACCGTGGCGGCTCAGTTGGCCGCGGCTGGTGCTACTACTGTTAATTTCTTTACCAATGCTATCGATACTCGTTCAAGAGGTATTGAGGCTGTTGCATCGTATAGCACTCGTCTTGCTGGAGACCACTCTATTAAAGTAACTTTGGCTGGGGCATTTATCGACAACGAGGTAATCAAAGGTGCTGATGGCAAACCTGCTATTAATGCTACCGAAAAGCTTATTGCTACTGGACAAATTGGTAATTACTTTAACCGTGAAGACCAAAGCCGTATTGAAGTGGCTAGTCCAAGAAGCAAAATAACAGGTACTGTCAACTATAAAGTTGGTAAATTGGGGGTAATGCTTCGTGCTGTTCGCTTTGGTGAAGTGGTGTATTTAGACCCAACTATTTTGAGCAGTGCCAACTACGTAGCTAATACCTTTAACAATGGAGCAAAAGAAACGTTGGACCAAACGTTCTCTTCAAAAATTGTAACAGACTTAACCGTAAATTATCAGTTGACTAAATCGTTGAACTTTGCGGTAGGTGCTAACAACTTATTTGATGTGTATCAAGACGTACATACGCACTCGGCCAATATGGGGCTGGGACGTTTTGTTTATTCTCGTCGTGTACAACAGTTTGGCTTTAATGGACGCTATGTTTTTGCCAGAGTCAATTTCAATTTCTAG
- a CDS encoding ribonuclease H1 domain-containing protein gives MAKKPKFYVVWKGRKTGVFSSWAETEDLIKGFEGAQYKSFDTLAEAEKAAKGNYWQSVQQAGLAKTPAKSAKNIGQPIPNSISVDAACAGNPGVLEYQGVETATKRVLFSMGPFPEGTVNIGEFLAIVHGLSFLKKHQSDVPIYSDSKTALSWVKNKAIKTTLERNSQTEELFELVDRAIAWLKNNTYNNPILKWETEFWGENPADYGRK, from the coding sequence GTGGCAAAGAAACCTAAATTTTATGTGGTTTGGAAGGGGCGAAAAACGGGCGTTTTTTCCTCTTGGGCCGAAACCGAAGACCTCATAAAGGGCTTTGAAGGAGCACAATATAAATCTTTTGATACTTTGGCCGAAGCTGAAAAAGCTGCCAAAGGCAACTATTGGCAGTCGGTACAGCAGGCAGGCTTGGCCAAAACACCTGCAAAATCTGCCAAAAATATAGGACAGCCTATTCCTAATAGTATTTCGGTAGATGCCGCCTGTGCGGGTAACCCTGGCGTTTTGGAATACCAAGGGGTAGAAACAGCTACCAAAAGGGTATTGTTTTCGATGGGGCCATTTCCCGAAGGTACAGTAAATATAGGGGAGTTTTTGGCCATTGTTCACGGATTGTCTTTTTTGAAGAAACATCAGTCAGACGTACCGATTTATTCTGATTCTAAAACGGCTTTGAGTTGGGTGAAAAATAAGGCAATTAAAACTACCCTCGAACGAAATAGCCAGACAGAAGAATTATTTGAGTTGGTAGACAGGGCTATTGCGTGGTTGAAAAACAATACTTATAACAACCCAATTTTGAAATGGGAAACCGAATTTTGGGGAGAAAATCCCGCCGATTATGGCAGAAAATAG
- a CDS encoding tRNA1(Val) (adenine(37)-N6)-methyltransferase: protein MFQFKQFTIHQDQCAMKVSTDACILGAWVDVKASTRILDIGAGTGLLSLMMAQRSDALIDAVEMDEPAFLQAQQNIGSSVFAERISIYHQPIQDFRSDKKYDLIVSNPPFYSNYLKSEKVQKNQAHHTETLTFEELLASVFRLLTTYGKFVVLLPEYEMQLLLKLAQLQGFFVTQQLIVRHRVGAKVLRVISVLSLSDTEIVQEELLIKDTHEQYTDAFRALLQEYYLIF from the coding sequence ATGTTTCAATTTAAACAATTTACGATTCATCAAGACCAATGTGCTATGAAGGTGTCTACCGATGCCTGTATTTTGGGAGCTTGGGTAGATGTAAAAGCTTCGACACGGATTCTGGACATCGGAGCAGGCACAGGCTTGTTGTCGCTGATGATGGCACAGCGGTCGGATGCTTTGATAGATGCCGTTGAAATGGACGAACCTGCTTTTTTACAAGCTCAACAAAATATTGGGTCTAGTGTTTTTGCGGAACGTATCAGCATATATCATCAACCTATTCAAGATTTTAGGTCAGATAAAAAATATGACTTAATTGTGTCTAATCCGCCATTTTATAGCAATTATCTCAAGTCGGAGAAGGTACAAAAAAACCAAGCCCATCATACCGAAACACTAACTTTTGAAGAACTTTTGGCCTCGGTGTTTCGCTTACTTACAACTTATGGTAAATTTGTAGTATTATTGCCCGAATATGAAATGCAGCTTTTGCTAAAACTGGCTCAGCTTCAAGGTTTTTTTGTAACCCAACAACTGATAGTGCGGCATAGGGTAGGAGCAAAGGTTCTTAGGGTAATAAGTGTGTTGTCGTTGTCAGATACTGAAATAGTACAAGAAGAACTTTTGATAAAAGATACCCACGAACAATATACAGATGCCTTTAGGGCGTTATTACAAGAATACTATTTGATATTTTGA
- a CDS encoding glycosyltransferase family 2 protein yields the protein MLAISIVVPLYNEEESLPELCAWIERVMLDHKFTYEVIFVNDGSKDKSWKVIKELSQKNPNVKGVSFSRNYGKSAALHVGFQKAEGEVVITMDADLQDSPDEIPELYRMITQDDYDLVSGWKQKRFDPLSKTIPTKLYNAAIRWMSGINLHDNNCGLKAYKKEVIKTIRLYGEMHRYIPVQANWNGFSRIGEKVVQHQARKYGSTKFGIERFLYGLLDLLSITFVQKFGKRPMHLFGGLGVFSFMVGLFITLWLIADKVYSIANHIPFRNITDNTWFYLALVAIIIGSQLFLAGFIGELLTMNSDRTTDYQVREEF from the coding sequence ATGTTAGCAATTTCGATTGTAGTGCCATTATACAACGAGGAGGAGTCTTTGCCCGAACTTTGTGCGTGGATTGAAAGGGTGATGCTCGACCATAAGTTTACCTACGAGGTGATTTTTGTAAATGACGGGAGCAAGGATAAATCATGGAAGGTAATAAAAGAGCTTTCTCAGAAAAATCCTAATGTTAAAGGAGTATCTTTTAGCCGAAATTATGGCAAATCTGCGGCTTTGCACGTTGGTTTCCAAAAAGCAGAAGGCGAGGTGGTAATTACTATGGATGCCGATTTGCAAGACAGTCCAGACGAAATACCAGAACTTTACCGAATGATTACCCAAGATGATTATGATTTGGTTTCGGGCTGGAAACAAAAACGTTTTGACCCACTTTCTAAAACCATTCCTACCAAATTATACAATGCAGCTATTCGCTGGATGTCGGGTATCAATTTGCACGACAATAATTGTGGGCTTAAAGCATACAAAAAAGAGGTTATTAAAACCATCCGTTTGTATGGCGAAATGCACCGTTATATTCCTGTGCAAGCCAACTGGAACGGCTTTTCTCGGATTGGCGAAAAGGTGGTTCAGCATCAGGCCCGTAAATATGGCTCAACCAAATTTGGTATCGAACGTTTTTTGTATGGCTTGTTAGACTTGCTGTCGATTACATTTGTACAAAAATTTGGCAAGAGACCAATGCACCTTTTTGGAGGCTTGGGGGTGTTTTCGTTTATGGTTGGGCTATTTATAACATTATGGCTTATTGCCGATAAAGTGTATAGTATTGCCAATCATATTCCGTTTCGCAACATAACCGACAATACTTGGTTTTATTTGGCTTTGGTGGCTATTATTATAGGCTCACAATTGTTTTTGGCAGGATTTATTGGTGAATTACTCACGATGAATTCAGACAGAACTACCGATTACCAAGTTCGAGAGGAGTTTTAA
- a CDS encoding tRNA threonylcarbamoyladenosine dehydratase has translation MSDLAWLGRTKLLIGDEGIQKLQNAHVLVVGLGGVGSFAAEFIARSGVGKMTIVDGDIVDPSNRNRQLPALATNHGEPKVDIMTERLLAINPELQLTSIKEFLTPEAAEKILSENHFDYVMDCIDSITPKLTLLSTAHRKGLKIVSSMGAGGKVDPTLLRTADLFQTRQCYLASLVRKRLRKLGIYSGIKAVFSLEKHDDESLMLTDGTNFKKSAYGTISYIPAAFGGVCASVVLRDLLDYPIKMEKKPKEMIAREKKQRDKKE, from the coding sequence ATGAGTGATTTAGCATGGCTTGGCCGAACCAAATTATTGATTGGTGACGAAGGTATTCAAAAGTTGCAAAATGCCCATGTATTGGTAGTAGGGCTTGGTGGAGTAGGGTCTTTTGCGGCCGAATTTATCGCCCGTTCGGGTGTTGGCAAAATGACTATTGTCGATGGCGATATCGTCGACCCCTCAAACCGTAACCGTCAATTACCAGCTTTGGCCACTAATCATGGCGAACCCAAAGTCGATATTATGACCGAAAGGCTATTGGCTATCAACCCAGAATTACAATTAACCAGTATCAAGGAGTTTTTAACGCCCGAAGCAGCCGAAAAAATCTTGAGCGAAAATCATTTCGACTATGTAATGGATTGTATCGATTCTATTACCCCAAAATTAACCCTGTTGAGTACCGCACATCGTAAAGGCTTAAAAATAGTGTCGTCGATGGGAGCAGGTGGTAAGGTCGACCCAACGTTATTACGTACGGCCGATTTGTTCCAAACGCGTCAATGTTATTTAGCGTCTTTGGTAAGAAAACGACTGCGTAAATTAGGTATTTATTCGGGAATTAAGGCGGTATTTTCTTTGGAAAAACACGACGACGAATCTTTGATGCTAACCGACGGAACAAACTTCAAAAAATCAGCTTATGGAACAATTTCGTATATTCCTGCAGCTTTTGGTGGGGTATGTGCATCGGTAGTTTTGCGTGACTTGTTGGATTATCCTATCAAAATGGAGAAAAAACCGAAGGAAATGATTGCCCGTGAGAAAAAGCAGAGAGATAAGAAAGAATAA
- a CDS encoding LysE family translocator, whose protein sequence is MIPAKELLLFALAAFGLVISPGPNMIYLISRSITQGRSAGMVSLAGIIVGFFFHILMVSFGLTAVLLTIPLAYTLLKTLGVLYLLYLAFQAIKPQAESVFEVQQNTLIDSPGKLFRIGFLTSMLNPKVAVFYLSFFPQFIKIGYGSVFLQSIELGIVQILVSFSVNCMIVLFAARMARWFAQKPTWLKFQKWFMASILTGLALKMALTKAK, encoded by the coding sequence ATGATTCCAGCAAAAGAATTATTGTTATTTGCTCTTGCAGCTTTTGGCTTAGTCATAAGCCCCGGCCCCAATATGATTTACCTTATTTCGAGGTCTATTACCCAAGGGCGTTCGGCAGGGATGGTTTCGCTAGCAGGTATTATTGTAGGCTTTTTCTTTCATATCTTGATGGTTTCATTTGGGCTTACGGCTGTTTTGCTAACCATACCACTAGCATATACTTTACTGAAAACCTTAGGGGTATTGTACCTTTTGTACTTGGCTTTTCAGGCAATCAAGCCACAGGCCGAAAGCGTATTTGAAGTACAACAAAATACCTTGATTGATAGTCCTGGTAAACTTTTTAGAATAGGTTTTTTGACGAGTATGCTAAATCCTAAAGTGGCGGTGTTTTATCTTTCTTTTTTCCCGCAGTTTATCAAGATTGGATATGGGTCTGTTTTTTTGCAAAGCATAGAATTAGGTATTGTCCAAATTCTGGTTAGTTTTTCGGTGAATTGCATGATTGTACTTTTTGCCGCCAGAATGGCACGGTGGTTTGCTCAAAAACCCACTTGGCTAAAATTTCAAAAATGGTTTATGGCAAGTATTCTTACTGGATTAGCCCTAAAAATGGCATTGACCAAAGCCAAATAA